The DNA sequence CGGTTCCGGAAGTTGAGCTGTTGAAAGTAGTTCGCGACTAATCGTACAAGACAAAAAAACGCCCGACAAGGTTCACACCTCATCGGACGTTTTACGGGTTGCCTGCAGTGTCATGTATTGCTTACTCCTAGAAGCTGGCTGCGGGCAGCTGAGTCATCTGAACGGTTGCCTGAAGTGGCTCGCCTTCGATGGATTCCAGCAGTTCCATTTCCAGTACACCACCTGACTGAGCGATGACCTGGCCGAACACTTCGTTGTCGGTGATAACAACGCCGTTGCACTTCGTGATCACCATTCCCGGTTGCATGCCGACAGCAGCGGCAGGTGAATTTTCTGCGACTGTTTCTACGCCAATCCCTTTGCCGGGCAGCATCATTCCTTTCAGACCGAGGAACCAGCGAACGTCTTCCACAACCACTCCGTTGGGAGCGACATAGTCACAAGTTGGATACACGTAGTTGCAGTACTGGTAGTTACCGGGCACGCAGTTTCGCAGTGGTGTGCAGTAGTTGTACCACCACCAGGAGAAGCGAGGACGATGGTTGTGCCAGTGATGGTTTCCGTGGTGACCATGATTGTGTCCGTTATGATGTCCATTGTGGTGACCATTATGATGTCCATTGTGGTTTCCATTATGGTGTCCGTTGCCCTGACCTGGTTTGTGAGGCATGGGCTTGGAAGGCCGTGGTTTTGGAGGACCATTGCCAACGGGAGGCCGAGGACGAGGTCGTGGTTTGGGAGCTCCCATGCCAGGTTTCGGAGGAGTGATTCCGCCATTGCCTGGTTTGCCGTTACCGATACCCGGATCGAGAGGTTTCGGGAACGGTTTGGGTTTGGTGCTTCCGATGCCTGTGAACGGTTTCCTGGTTGGGCGAGTAAAAGTGTTGCCTGGCTTCTTGTTGTTGAACTGGGAGTGAACCTGTTTCATCGAAGTGCGTGGCTGCAGGGGAGAACCCTTATGCTGCATCTTGGAAAACGAGTTCTGATTCATCCGCGTGTTTGTGACACGGTGGTTGAAGTTCTGAGGAGCCTTCATCGTTGATGTTCGGGATCGCATCCCGTTATTTCGTGATTGGAAATTCCCTCGTGACCGAGAGGAAAAGTTCGAGCGAGATGAGCTCGAGCGGGAGAAACCAGAGCGACCATTCGAGTGTCCTCTTCCCCCGGCATAAGTTTCTAATGTCATTGTTCCGGCGACCATTGCCACAATAACCAAACTGAGTGTGAAGCGTTTCATTGTCCTGTTCCCCTTATTTCGTATCAGATTCCACGATTGTGTTTGTTTTGTTTAACAGGTCCCATGCCTGTCTGACTTACTCAGCGTGAAGTGGGAAAAACTGTTACAGGAAAAATGAGAAAAGTTCTAACTTGTTAAATAACAGGTGTATGGCGCGTTGCTCGGCACGTGGGAATGTTACATATGCAGGTTTTTTGATGAGCAGGTTGCAATCAATTGATGGTCCGCGGATACTGGAATGGTTCGCCTCTGAACAGGGGGGACGTCTTATTTCGGCTGACTTATTAATCTGAATATTTAATGGACAGGAATCCGGATGATGAAGAAGTGCTTGCGTTCAATTGCGGTAGCTGTGGTCTGTTGTCTGGCAGTGCCGGTGATGGCGGGAGAGAAGGTCGAACCGGTGCGGATGGGCAGCGGTATCATGACTTTTGATACCGTGCCCGGCTGGGGGTTCGACGAACAGGGGCGTTCCGTTCTGGGCCCCACCCATGGCGGCGTGGTTGTCGACAAAGAGGGAAATATCTACACAAGTGCCAAGCTGGGTGTGTTCGTCTTCTCACCCGACGGGAAAGTAGTGCGCCGTTTTCTGGGAGACGAGTACTCAAACATTCACGATATTGAAATCCGGGATGAACCCGAAGGGGAATTCATTTACGGTGCCCGCAACGTGGCCGGGGAAGGGATCAAGTTTCACGCCGAGACGGGAGACATCGTTCTCAAACTGCCGTTCCCGAAAGAGTCCGGACTGAACCTCAAGAAGTTTGCCCCGACTGCAATTACCGTCGCCCCCAATGGAGACATTATTCTCTCAGACGGTTACGCCAGTAATTACATCTTCAAGTTTGATAAAGATGGTAAATACAAATCCCACTTCGGTAAGAAGGGGAACGGCTTGAAGGAATTTAACACCGCACACGGGATGACGCTGGATACGCGATACAATCCGCCCCGCCTGTTGATCTGCGACCGTAACCATCAGCCCAAGGGCCGCCTGGTGCATTACGATCTGGACGGGAACTACATCGAAGAAGTAATCACCGGACTGGGCATGCCGACTTCAGTCGCGATCCAGGGAGATTACGTTTCGGTTCCCGACCTGCACGGACGGCTGGTCATTCTGGACAAGACCAACACCATCGTCGCCGTACTGGGTAACAACGAAGATCCGAAAACGCATCGCAACTTCAACGTCCCCCAGGATCAGTGGCGCGAGGGCATCTTCAGCGGCACTCACGGTTCCTACTGGGACAAAGAGGGCAACCTCTACGTGCAGGACTGGAATGTTTCCGGCCGACTGATGAAGCTGGTGCGGGTGAAGTAACGGGGAAGAGCTGATCCTGCCTCAACAGGAGTCTGTCGATGAATGGGATTCCGGAGGAGTTTCGTATTGCTGGTGATACTAAAGATGTTTCCAGTGATGTGGACGCCTCCGCGGATCCAGACATCCCTCTGCGAAAGCGGTATGTCATCCTGTTGTTACTGCTGGCGGTCCTGTTTGTGGGCATGCCTGTGGTATTGCTGGCGGCTCTGTTCCTGTTGCCTCCCGCGAAATATTCACAAGAGCCACGCTACTATGAAGTGACCGACCCGGGAAGTGACTTTAAGCACTATACCGGTTTCGACTGGCCGGAGTCGGCCCGGGTTGTCTCTGCGGGTGAAGTGAGGCTCGAATTCCTCGGGGATGGTGGATACTACCTGGTCTTTGATACCGATGCGGAGACCATTTCACACTGGTCAAAGCAACCTACCCCGTGGGGAGAAACTGAGTGGCAACCGGGACCGGTGCCAGCTGAGATTCCCCGGTTTTTCAACTTCGGCATCTCGGGGATGAGTGCTCCCACTCTGGGAACTGACGCCGCGGGCCCGATCGAAGCGTTGCAGATAGAACGCCTGCTGGATTCTCCAGAGATTCGCTACGCCGCACGACAGCGGGCAAAGAACTCCTGGAACAATGGAGAGATCCTGCTGCTGGACCCTGTGCAGAATCGAGTCTGGTATTCCCGCTGGGATTTATGAAGTCCCTCTTTGGTTGAGCGGGAGAGCCGTTCAGTCCACCTGGGCGGCCCAGTAGACTCCGGAGGCGACCAGTGATTTCGGACCGTCCTGAGCTTCCGGGTGAGGACTGTAACAGATCACGCGACCGGCACCAAATTTGGAACGGATGATGGCATGAGTGCCTACCATCGCTCCGGCGGGGGCGCCGTTGCGGGCCACTTCGGTTTCGAAACGCGCCAGAACTTCGTAGCCCGGGAGGTGCTGCTGGTTGTCGGGGACCAGCAGTGGCCCGTTCTGGTAGCGTACTTTGTAACTTTTCGGACCGCGGGCGAGGACCTGTTGTCCGGCGGGTGTAAGACCGATTTCAACGGTTTCAGCGCCTCGGGCCCAGTGCTGGCGATCCCAGACGCGGGCATTGATTACTCCCAGCGACCATTGGTAATGCGATGAGGCGAGGTAGGCCCCGGCGCAGATCCCCACATAACCACCGCCGTTCTGGACAAACTGGCGGACCGCTTTGCGGCCTTCCGGGGCCAGTGCTTTCGACTGCTTGCTGCCACTGCCGCCGGGCATGATGAGGACGTCAAAGTCTTTGAGTACGCCGTTACGAATTTCAGCAGGACGGACGACCTGATACTTGAAACCATTGGCTGGCGTGAGGAACTGTTTCAGATTACGCGGGCCGTTTGATTCCTTGTCCAGATAGTCAAACACCGCGACTCGAACCAGTTTCGTTTCAGCTGTCTGTTCTTCTGCCTGAACTGTGATCGGCAGACAGGCCAGACACAGGATGAAGAAATTCGCACAACGGAATTTAATAGTAGAACGCATGGAAGCTATCCTTGGTTTCGTCAGATGTTTCAGGGGATCACGATTGTTTTCTTGACCGGAGCGAACCGGGGAGGCGGAGGAGCAGGCAGGTCGATCGCGGCCTGCTTCATTTCCTGCAGTTCCTGTTGCATCGCCTGCATGGCGAGTGCCGCCATCTTCTGATGGAAGCGGGTGACTGCCCCTTGTGAATAACCGTGCTGTCTGCGACTGGTCTGAAAAGCTTGCGTGAGCTTGAGGATTTTGTCTTCTGTTTTCCAGAGGTCTTCCCAGATACCGGGGAGGCCCTGGGTGTCGATGCCGTCACCCTCGGCTGATTTACTCCAGGCACGCAGGGAAATTGCGATCTCTCCCAGCTCGGCTCCCCTGCGATCTTCCAGCGGGTCCGCGACCTGTTCCATGTCGACCCAACAGGGAACGGCCAGTGAAAAACTGGGATTGCCCAGAATGGTCCACATGGTTGTCAGGCCGGGGTTTTCTCCAGGTTTGACGCCATGAAAGACGGCTGCAGAAACGGTGGTGGATCGGCTGATGGTGTTTGCGGTCTGGATGATTTCGGGCAGCTTGCCTTTGGTACCGTTGACGGTGCCGGGGTGAGGAGTGCCTTGCTGGTTAGACAGGTCGCGTGTCAGGTTGCGAAGCAGGTATTCCACAGTGATGCCAGCTCCCCGCTGTTGTTCGAGTCGGGAACAGGCCTGGGAATAGCGTTCGGCGGAATAAATCTTTCCCAGATGACGCTGCTCGGGAAGGGCCGGCAGTCCCTGGGCCGTGGTGGCGAAGTTAGAACGTACGATGTAGCCATTGGGGGCTGTCTGGGGATCGTTGGCGTCAAACATTGCGTAGCTGTCGGGTCCGGTTTCGAAGAGGGCGGCACCTCCCCAGGCATCAATGACACCAAAGTTGGAAACAGTGCGACGGCCCGTTATGTTGGTTTCGTCGAGCAGTTTGCGGAAGTCCTCGACTGTTTCACAGGTTT is a window from the Gimesia benthica genome containing:
- a CDS encoding 6-bladed beta-propeller gives rise to the protein MMKKCLRSIAVAVVCCLAVPVMAGEKVEPVRMGSGIMTFDTVPGWGFDEQGRSVLGPTHGGVVVDKEGNIYTSAKLGVFVFSPDGKVVRRFLGDEYSNIHDIEIRDEPEGEFIYGARNVAGEGIKFHAETGDIVLKLPFPKESGLNLKKFAPTAITVAPNGDIILSDGYASNYIFKFDKDGKYKSHFGKKGNGLKEFNTAHGMTLDTRYNPPRLLICDRNHQPKGRLVHYDLDGNYIEEVITGLGMPTSVAIQGDYVSVPDLHGRLVILDKTNTIVAVLGNNEDPKTHRNFNVPQDQWREGIFSGTHGSYWDKEGNLYVQDWNVSGRLMKLVRVK
- a CDS encoding BPL-N domain-containing protein — translated: MRSTIKFRCANFFILCLACLPITVQAEEQTAETKLVRVAVFDYLDKESNGPRNLKQFLTPANGFKYQVVRPAEIRNGVLKDFDVLIMPGGSGSKQSKALAPEGRKAVRQFVQNGGGYVGICAGAYLASSHYQWSLGVINARVWDRQHWARGAETVEIGLTPAGQQVLARGPKSYKVRYQNGPLLVPDNQQHLPGYEVLARFETEVARNGAPAGAMVGTHAIIRSKFGAGRVICYSPHPEAQDGPKSLVASGVYWAAQVD
- a CDS encoding C45 family peptidase codes for the protein MARNVTSLLRTLLLLVLISGTGSASTHACTTAVISGKATADGRPLLWKNRDTSNIHNEVVLFKEGPLRAIAVVNAGNRKSAFMGVNEAGFCLENSLSKDLGTPGKKSGMGNGRFIKHALETCETVEDFRKLLDETNITGRRTVSNFGVIDAWGGAALFETGPDSYAMFDANDPQTAPNGYIVRSNFATTAQGLPALPEQRHLGKIYSAERYSQACSRLEQQRGAGITVEYLLRNLTRDLSNQQGTPHPGTVNGTKGKLPEIIQTANTISRSTTVSAAVFHGVKPGENPGLTTMWTILGNPSFSLAVPCWVDMEQVADPLEDRRGAELGEIAISLRAWSKSAEGDGIDTQGLPGIWEDLWKTEDKILKLTQAFQTSRRQHGYSQGAVTRFHQKMAALAMQAMQQELQEMKQAAIDLPAPPPPRFAPVKKTIVIP
- a CDS encoding PDZ domain-containing protein; its protein translation is MRSRTSTMKAPQNFNHRVTNTRMNQNSFSKMQHKGSPLQPRTSMKQVHSQFNNKKPGNTFTRPTRKPFTGIGSTKPKPFPKPLDPGIGNGKPGNGGITPPKPGMGAPKPRPRPRPPVGNGPPKPRPSKPMPHKPGQGNGHHNGNHNGHHNGHHNGHHNGHNHGHHGNHHWHNHRPRFSWWWYNYCTPLRNCVPGNYQYCNYVYPTCDYVAPNGVVVEDVRWFLGLKGMMLPGKGIGVETVAENSPAAAVGMQPGMVITKCNGVVITDNEVFGQVIAQSGGVLEMELLESIEGEPLQATVQMTQLPAASF